Proteins encoded within one genomic window of Panacibacter microcysteis:
- a CDS encoding pyridoxamine 5'-phosphate oxidase family protein: MGKFHSAMTNAHIDFIRQQKMFFTATAPLSATGHINLSPKGLDSFRVLSPTKVIYMDIVGSGNETSAHILENQRITFMFCAFEGAPNILRLYGKGHTVTDTHADWQQYASLFQLPLAVRQFIVADIHKVQTSCGFSVPYYDYAGERDHAEKWAAKKGIDGLQDYMQEKNMVSMDGLPTALAIAHK; the protein is encoded by the coding sequence ATGGGAAAGTTTCATAGTGCAATGACGAATGCACACATAGATTTTATTCGTCAGCAAAAAATGTTTTTTACAGCTACGGCACCACTCAGCGCAACCGGTCATATAAACCTTTCACCCAAAGGTCTGGACAGCTTTCGTGTACTGTCTCCTACAAAAGTCATCTACATGGATATTGTAGGCAGTGGTAATGAGACTTCCGCACATATCCTGGAAAACCAGCGTATCACTTTCATGTTTTGTGCTTTTGAGGGCGCACCCAATATCCTCAGGCTATACGGAAAAGGCCACACCGTTACAGATACTCATGCAGACTGGCAGCAGTATGCGTCGCTCTTCCAGCTACCATTGGCGGTAAGGCAGTTTATTGTTGCAGACATTCATAAAGTACAAACATCGTGTGGGTTTAGTGTGCCATACTATGACTATGCCGGTGAAAGAGACCATGCAGAAAAATGGGCTGCTAAAAAAGGTATTGACGGATTACAGGATTACATGCAGGAAAAAAACATGGTGAGCATGGATGGTTTACCCACGGCCCTTGCTATTGCGCATAAATAA